From one Streptomyces sp. ICC1 genomic stretch:
- a CDS encoding RNA 2'-phosphotransferase gives MDDRRTVKVSKYVSKHLRHQPERIGLVLDPQGWVEIDDLLNAAAAHNFPIGRAELDHVVAANDKQRFAVDGTRIRASQGHTVPVDLGLPEAEPPAYLYHGTVAAALDAIRAEGLRPMARHHVHLSPDRETATRVGARRGRPVVLSVDAGAMRAAEHVFRISANGVWLVDSVPPQFLRFQ, from the coding sequence ATGGACGACAGACGCACCGTGAAGGTGTCCAAATACGTCTCGAAACACCTGCGGCACCAGCCGGAACGCATCGGACTGGTGCTCGATCCACAGGGCTGGGTGGAGATCGACGACCTGCTGAACGCGGCGGCCGCCCACAACTTCCCGATCGGCCGCGCCGAACTCGACCACGTCGTCGCCGCCAACGACAAACAGCGCTTCGCCGTCGACGGCACCCGCATCCGGGCCAGCCAGGGCCACACCGTCCCCGTGGACCTGGGCCTGCCGGAGGCCGAACCGCCCGCGTACCTCTACCACGGGACGGTCGCCGCGGCCCTGGACGCCATCCGCGCCGAGGGCCTGCGCCCGATGGCCCGCCACCACGTCCACCTGTCCCCCGACCGGGAGACCGCGACGCGCGTGGGCGCGCGGCGCGGGCGGCCGGTCGTCCTCAGCGTGGACGCGGGGGCGATGCGCGCCGCCGAACACGTCTTCCGGATCAGCGCCAACGGGGTGTGGCTGGTCGATTCGGTGCCGCCGCAATTCCTGCGCTTCCAGTAG
- a CDS encoding SDR family oxidoreductase, protein MTETGLAGARERWVSTGGVELCVVELGDAQRPTVVLVHGYPDSKEVWSEVAERLASHFHVVLYDVRGHGRSTAPKPLRGGFTLEKLTDDFLAVADAVSPDRPVHLVGHDWGSVQGWEFATVARTEGRIASFTSMSGPSLDHFGHWIKKRMARPTPRRAAQLLSQGAKSWYVYMLHTPVLPELAWRGPLGKQWPKILQRIEKVPAGNYPTASLPSDAAHGAWLYRDNVRPRLRRPRADAYAHVPVQLITPTGDAFLSERLYDELELWAPDLVRRTLPAKHWVPRTRPDQLAAWITEFVTAREEPAARAPERKAPGKYADRFGGQLVLVTGAASGIGRATAFAFAESGARVVCVDRDAEGAARTADMARLVGSPKAWGECVDVSDEQAMEKLGAKVAAEYGIVDVLVNNAGIGLSGPFLETTAEDWKKVLDVNLWGVIHGCRIFGKQMAERGQGGHIVNTASAAAYLPSRTLPAYSTSKAAVLMLSECLRAELASQSIGVSAICPGIVNTNITATSRFAGVDEAEEKRRQQKSSRLYGLRNFPPEKVADAILLAVVQNQAVVPVTPESKGALWMSRFAPGTLRRLARVEPRL, encoded by the coding sequence ATGACGGAGACGGGTCTGGCGGGCGCGCGCGAGCGCTGGGTGAGCACCGGCGGGGTCGAGCTCTGCGTCGTCGAGCTCGGTGACGCGCAGCGGCCGACCGTGGTGCTGGTGCACGGGTACCCGGACAGCAAGGAGGTCTGGTCGGAGGTCGCCGAGCGGCTGGCCTCCCACTTCCACGTCGTGCTCTACGACGTGCGCGGCCACGGGCGCTCCACGGCCCCGAAGCCGCTGCGCGGCGGCTTCACCCTGGAGAAGCTGACCGACGACTTCCTCGCGGTCGCGGACGCGGTCAGCCCGGACCGCCCGGTCCACCTCGTCGGCCACGACTGGGGCTCGGTCCAGGGCTGGGAGTTCGCGACGGTGGCCCGGACCGAGGGCCGGATCGCCTCCTTCACCTCGATGTCCGGGCCCTCGCTCGACCACTTCGGGCACTGGATCAAGAAGCGGATGGCGCGGCCCACCCCGCGGCGGGCCGCCCAGTTGCTGAGCCAGGGCGCCAAGTCCTGGTACGTGTACATGCTCCACACGCCCGTGCTGCCGGAGCTCGCCTGGCGCGGGCCGCTCGGCAAGCAGTGGCCGAAGATCCTCCAGCGGATCGAGAAGGTCCCGGCCGGGAACTACCCCACGGCCTCCCTGCCCTCTGACGCCGCGCACGGCGCCTGGCTCTACCGGGACAACGTCCGGCCCCGGCTGCGCCGGCCGCGCGCCGACGCGTACGCGCACGTACCGGTCCAGCTGATCACCCCCACCGGGGACGCCTTCCTGTCCGAGCGGCTCTACGACGAGCTGGAGCTGTGGGCCCCGGACCTGGTGCGGCGCACCCTGCCGGCCAAGCACTGGGTGCCCCGGACCCGGCCCGACCAGCTGGCCGCGTGGATCACCGAGTTCGTCACCGCGCGGGAGGAGCCCGCCGCACGGGCGCCCGAGCGGAAGGCCCCGGGCAAGTACGCCGACCGGTTCGGCGGGCAGCTGGTCCTGGTCACCGGAGCCGCCAGCGGCATCGGCCGGGCCACGGCCTTCGCGTTCGCCGAGTCCGGGGCCCGCGTGGTGTGCGTGGACCGGGACGCGGAGGGCGCGGCCCGCACCGCCGACATGGCGCGGCTCGTCGGCTCGCCGAAGGCGTGGGGCGAGTGCGTCGACGTCAGCGACGAGCAGGCGATGGAGAAGCTCGGCGCGAAGGTCGCCGCGGAGTACGGGATCGTGGACGTCCTGGTCAACAACGCCGGGATCGGCCTTTCCGGCCCGTTCCTGGAGACGACCGCCGAGGACTGGAAGAAGGTCCTCGACGTCAACCTGTGGGGGGTCATCCACGGCTGCCGGATCTTCGGCAAGCAGATGGCCGAGCGGGGACAGGGCGGGCACATCGTCAACACCGCGTCCGCCGCCGCCTACCTGCCGTCCAGGACGCTGCCCGCCTACAGCACCTCCAAGGCGGCGGTGCTGATGCTGAGCGAGTGCCTGCGCGCGGAGCTGGCGTCGCAGTCGATCGGGGTCTCTGCGATCTGCCCCGGCATCGTCAACACCAACATCACCGCCACCTCCCGCTTCGCCGGGGTGGACGAGGCCGAGGAGAAGCGCCGCCAGCAGAAGTCCTCCCGGCTCTACGGGCTGCGCAACTTCCCGCCGGAGAAGGTCGCCGACGCGATCCTGCTCGCGGTGGTGCAGAACCAGGCCGTGGTCCCGGTGACTCCCGAGTCCAAGGGCGCCCTGTGGATGTCCCGGTTCGCGCCGGGGACGCTGCGCCGGCTCGCGAGAGTGGAGCCCAGGCTGTGA
- a CDS encoding MerR family transcriptional regulator, which yields MSEQAVAEYRIEDLAHHSGATVRTIRAYQDRGLLPKPERRGRSNVYRDTHLARLRQIADLLDRGYTLASIKELLEAWDAGRGLGGVLGLVAEVHGPWTDEEAARITRDELNDRFGGKPDDDAVGEACELGVLERIPGRPDQYLVPSPQELAVAAELYAAGVPLPAITGHLRELRGQVEHIASRFLEFTTEHVFARYLGAVPPTDSDAAEAATMVRRLRPLAQQSVDAELARAMRLFATRHLQRHLGAVGTPQPSGPAPVALPAETVRAVQELVGADHVAEFVRAATERELQARTMNDLASRGGR from the coding sequence TTGTCCGAGCAGGCAGTAGCCGAGTACCGGATCGAGGATCTGGCGCACCACAGCGGTGCGACCGTCCGCACGATCCGGGCGTACCAGGACCGCGGTCTGCTGCCGAAGCCGGAGCGCCGAGGCCGCTCCAACGTCTACCGGGACACGCATCTGGCGCGGCTGCGCCAGATCGCCGACCTGCTGGACCGCGGCTACACCCTGGCCTCCATCAAGGAACTGCTGGAGGCCTGGGACGCGGGCCGCGGGCTCGGCGGCGTCCTCGGGCTGGTCGCCGAGGTGCACGGACCGTGGACGGACGAGGAGGCGGCCCGGATCACCCGGGACGAGCTGAACGACCGGTTCGGCGGCAAGCCCGACGACGACGCGGTCGGCGAGGCCTGCGAACTGGGAGTGCTGGAGCGGATCCCGGGGCGCCCTGACCAGTACCTGGTGCCCTCCCCGCAGGAGCTGGCGGTGGCCGCCGAGCTGTATGCCGCCGGGGTCCCGCTGCCCGCGATCACCGGTCACCTGCGGGAGCTGCGCGGCCAGGTGGAGCACATCGCCTCGCGCTTCCTGGAGTTCACCACGGAGCACGTCTTCGCCCGCTACCTGGGCGCCGTCCCGCCCACGGACTCGGACGCGGCCGAGGCGGCGACGATGGTGCGCAGACTGCGGCCGCTGGCGCAGCAGTCGGTGGACGCGGAACTGGCCCGGGCGATGCGGCTCTTCGCGACCCGGCACCTGCAGCGGCACCTCGGAGCCGTCGGGACCCCGCAGCCTTCGGGGCCGGCTCCGGTGGCGCTGCCCGCCGAGACCGTGCGGGCGGTGCAGGAGCTGGTGGGCGCCGACCACGTGGCGGAGTTCGTCCGGGCCGCCACGGAGCGGGAGCTGCAGGCCCGGACGATGAACGATCTGGCGAGCCGGGGCGGCCGGTAG
- a CDS encoding LLM class flavin-dependent oxidoreductase, with amino-acid sequence MTLRLSTVILPVHRWHEGGRDRWQRAEELGFHAAYTYDHLSWRTFRDGPWFGALPTLTAAATATQRLRLGTLVTSPNFRHPVTLAKDLMSLDDISGGRITLGIGAGGNGFDATALGQEPWTPRERADRFGEFLPLLDRLLTEADVSQEGTFYSAVEARNIPGCVQRPRLPFAVAATGPRGLKLAARYGQAWVTTGDPKIFEEGTPEDSVEALRGQIAKLGKACAESGRDVAGLDKVLLTGFTPDRGRPLESVDAFVDFAGRHQELGFTELVIHWPIPESDFAADQQVFERIATEGLAQLG; translated from the coding sequence ATGACTCTGCGCCTGAGCACCGTGATCCTTCCCGTCCACCGCTGGCACGAAGGGGGACGCGACCGCTGGCAGCGGGCCGAGGAACTGGGGTTCCACGCCGCCTACACCTATGACCACCTGTCCTGGCGGACCTTCCGGGACGGCCCGTGGTTCGGTGCGCTGCCGACGCTCACGGCGGCCGCGACGGCGACGCAGCGCCTGCGGCTGGGCACGCTCGTCACATCGCCGAACTTCCGCCATCCGGTGACGCTGGCCAAGGACCTGATGTCCCTCGACGACATCTCGGGCGGCCGGATCACCCTCGGCATCGGCGCCGGCGGCAACGGCTTCGACGCCACCGCGCTGGGCCAGGAGCCCTGGACCCCGAGGGAGCGGGCCGACCGCTTCGGAGAGTTCCTGCCGCTGCTCGACCGGCTGCTCACCGAGGCGGACGTCTCCCAGGAGGGCACTTTCTACTCGGCCGTGGAGGCCCGCAACATCCCCGGCTGCGTCCAGCGGCCCCGGCTGCCCTTCGCCGTCGCCGCGACCGGCCCGCGCGGGCTGAAGCTCGCCGCGCGGTACGGGCAGGCATGGGTGACGACGGGTGACCCGAAGATCTTCGAGGAGGGCACCCCGGAGGACTCGGTGGAGGCCCTGCGCGGCCAGATCGCCAAGCTCGGCAAGGCGTGCGCGGAGTCCGGCCGGGACGTGGCCGGGCTGGACAAGGTGCTGCTCACGGGCTTCACCCCGGACCGGGGCCGCCCGCTGGAATCCGTGGACGCCTTCGTGGACTTCGCCGGCCGCCACCAAGAGCTCGGCTTCACGGAACTCGTGATCCACTGGCCGATCCCCGAGTCCGATTTCGCCGCCGACCAGCAGGTCTTCGAGCGGATCGCCACCGAGGGTCTCGCCCAGCTGGGCTGA
- a CDS encoding aquaporin, translating into MINSASLSRRAAAEFIGTAALLVVVIGSGIQAAALTADIGVALVANSLASAIGLGLIITLFGPLSGAHLNPVVTLTAWWGRRTGGEGLDGREALVYVAAQTAGAIGGAVLAEAMFGRVPGTFSTQVRDGGHLLVGEVVATAGLVLVIQGLGRIGRPKLIPAAVAAYIAAAIWFTSSGSFANPAGTIGRSFSDSFTGIAPQSLPGFVAAQLLGGILGLALAALLYGTTRRAAAGSPAAKTGVADVADTIDTTDVAHATDATEVTDVADVAGPSGPSGSSGISRPVAETGPSGSAYQTVG; encoded by the coding sequence ATGATAAATAGTGCGTCTCTGTCGCGTCGAGCGGCCGCCGAGTTCATCGGCACCGCCGCGCTGCTCGTGGTGGTGATCGGGTCCGGGATCCAGGCCGCCGCCCTCACCGCCGACATCGGCGTCGCCCTCGTCGCCAACTCGCTCGCCTCGGCCATCGGGCTCGGGCTGATCATCACGCTCTTCGGGCCGCTCTCCGGCGCCCACCTCAACCCGGTGGTCACCCTCACCGCCTGGTGGGGGCGGCGTACCGGCGGCGAAGGGCTCGACGGCCGGGAGGCCCTGGTCTACGTGGCGGCCCAGACCGCCGGGGCCATCGGCGGCGCGGTCCTCGCGGAGGCGATGTTCGGCCGGGTGCCGGGCACCTTCTCCACCCAGGTCCGCGACGGCGGCCATCTGCTCGTCGGCGAGGTCGTGGCCACGGCCGGACTGGTCCTGGTGATCCAGGGCCTCGGGCGCATCGGCCGCCCGAAGCTCATCCCGGCCGCCGTCGCCGCGTACATCGCCGCCGCGATCTGGTTCACCTCCTCGGGCTCCTTCGCCAACCCGGCCGGCACCATCGGGCGCAGCTTCAGCGACTCCTTCACCGGCATCGCCCCGCAGTCGCTGCCGGGGTTCGTCGCCGCGCAACTGCTCGGCGGGATCCTCGGCCTGGCGCTCGCGGCCCTGCTCTACGGGACCACCCGCCGGGCCGCGGCCGGGAGCCCGGCGGCGAAGACCGGGGTGGCGGACGTGGCCGACACGATCGACACGACGGACGTGGCCCACGCGACCGACGCGACCGAAGTGACGGATGTGGCTGACGTGGCCGGGCCGTCCGGACCGTCCGGATCGTCCGGGATCAGCCGTCCGGTGGCCGAAACAGGCCCCTCCGGTTCGGCGTACCAGACCGTCGGATGA
- a CDS encoding tetratricopeptide repeat protein has protein sequence MSTMTAAEIRRALHENQCLPNGTARSAQAEALANAAEACGDSGLFRQALLNQIDAYEYSSERTRMVVPFARLLQEYDRDPGGFDGSQAHALFWRFKWVSGQLVSSPEIPLSSVTGWLEDMERRYRLAGYSERAVRQSEFYLADATGDDERAERAVLRWQAADRDPMSDCHACETNSQGWFWASRGDDAKAVDIWEPVLAGKQSCLEEPHRLLARSLLPLVRLGRGAEARAHHLRGYRMARGNESLLRSIGEHIEFCALTGNEARGLEILAEHAARLGPLVDVEAQMQFYGGILVLLRRLGELGHGADLSVSYEGAARTADELHGILREEALAIARRFDERNGTTRVSDRLAERIGRAPLLDALPLGVRSPALPPAASAPVPKGPGPASASASASSSASASAEGFAELVERARAARELGHPGADALWAGVAARPEAGTDPLVAADLADHRALTAARAGAPEAAELLAGVREGYRELGRAERAALAELRLATVAAQSGTGAGELRKLISVALRAAEALDADEPLRTRRIAYAELTSIRVESYLRSLEAAGDAHEHAHGHAHGGGQDHGHGELAAELRSFVDAYGPALPDVAAEAEEMLGRLALSEGDPERAVALLAACADRALASGRPWLAVDPLVLRAGVLLSLDRAEDAREAARAALAHASEVTDPETQGVVRLTLADVLVRRGEADAEAAGHALEAAHWFDQAGLSADGGAQARLLLARCHAREGRTAEAAEVLQSTLPDLLEHGEGQAVSVREFLGDLLRDLRDPRGAAEQYLLAAEATKDWEDPRPQAHFAQAAADRLSEAQLVPEAVAAYERALDLHRRSQDAPIAEVRILRSLAWLGLREEVSNAVVARARARMEEAVEVLSAVLAEDPEATEARAELAETWNQLAQVLDRRVSAHEEDTGEEEDGDGSGDGAGDTASGRAELLGAAELEALRLEEIRLWERAAALYAELGPAHLEARYHCVNNAAWTQHELGRPEAGAALLDALAAEVRALPEGTAPKWLTEQAERTRDNLLRTSS, from the coding sequence GTGAGCACGATGACCGCGGCGGAAATCCGCCGGGCACTGCACGAGAACCAGTGCCTGCCCAACGGAACCGCGCGCAGCGCGCAGGCTGAGGCACTGGCGAACGCCGCCGAAGCCTGCGGCGACAGCGGCCTGTTCCGCCAGGCGCTGCTCAACCAGATCGACGCCTACGAGTACAGCTCCGAGCGGACCCGCATGGTGGTCCCCTTCGCCCGGCTGCTCCAGGAGTACGACCGCGACCCGGGCGGCTTCGACGGCAGCCAGGCCCACGCCCTGTTCTGGCGGTTCAAATGGGTGTCAGGCCAACTCGTCAGCTCGCCCGAGATCCCCCTGTCCTCGGTCACCGGCTGGCTGGAGGACATGGAGCGGCGCTACCGGCTCGCCGGATACAGCGAACGCGCGGTGCGCCAGAGCGAGTTCTACCTCGCCGACGCCACCGGCGACGACGAGCGGGCGGAGCGGGCCGTCCTCCGCTGGCAGGCCGCCGACCGCGACCCGATGAGCGACTGCCACGCCTGCGAGACCAACTCCCAGGGCTGGTTCTGGGCCAGCCGCGGCGACGACGCGAAGGCCGTCGACATCTGGGAACCCGTGCTGGCGGGCAAGCAGAGCTGCCTGGAGGAGCCCCACCGGTTACTCGCCCGCTCCCTGCTGCCCCTGGTCCGGCTCGGCCGCGGCGCCGAAGCCCGCGCCCACCACCTGCGGGGCTACCGCATGGCACGGGGCAACGAGAGCCTGCTGCGCTCCATCGGCGAGCACATCGAATTCTGCGCGCTGACCGGCAACGAGGCCCGCGGGCTGGAGATCCTCGCCGAGCACGCCGCCCGGCTGGGGCCGCTCGTGGACGTCGAGGCGCAGATGCAGTTCTACGGCGGCATCCTCGTGCTCCTGCGCCGCCTGGGCGAACTCGGGCACGGCGCGGACCTGTCCGTCTCCTACGAGGGCGCCGCGCGCACGGCGGACGAGCTCCACGGGATCCTGCGCGAGGAAGCCCTGGCGATCGCCCGGCGTTTCGACGAGCGCAACGGCACCACCCGGGTCTCCGACCGGCTCGCCGAACGCATCGGCCGGGCTCCGCTCCTCGACGCCCTGCCGCTGGGCGTGCGCAGCCCGGCGCTGCCGCCCGCGGCCTCCGCACCCGTGCCCAAGGGGCCGGGGCCGGCCTCCGCATCGGCGTCGGCCTCGTCTTCGGCGTCGGCCTCGGCCGAGGGCTTCGCGGAGCTGGTGGAGCGGGCCCGCGCGGCCCGGGAGCTCGGACACCCGGGGGCGGACGCGCTGTGGGCCGGGGTGGCCGCACGCCCCGAGGCCGGGACGGACCCGCTGGTCGCCGCCGACCTGGCGGACCACCGCGCCCTGACGGCCGCCCGGGCCGGGGCCCCCGAGGCCGCGGAACTGCTGGCCGGCGTACGCGAGGGCTACCGGGAGCTCGGTCGGGCCGAGCGCGCGGCCCTGGCCGAGCTGCGGCTCGCGACCGTGGCCGCGCAGTCCGGGACCGGTGCGGGGGAGCTGCGCAAGCTGATCTCGGTGGCTCTGCGCGCCGCCGAGGCACTGGACGCGGACGAGCCGCTGCGGACCCGGCGGATCGCCTACGCGGAACTGACCTCGATCCGGGTGGAGTCGTACCTGCGCTCGCTCGAGGCTGCCGGAGACGCACACGAGCACGCGCACGGGCACGCGCACGGCGGCGGGCAGGACCACGGACACGGCGAACTGGCCGCCGAGCTCCGCTCCTTCGTCGACGCCTACGGGCCGGCCCTGCCGGACGTGGCGGCGGAGGCCGAGGAGATGCTGGGCCGCCTCGCGCTCTCGGAGGGCGACCCGGAGCGGGCCGTGGCCCTGCTCGCCGCCTGCGCCGACCGGGCGCTCGCTTCGGGCCGGCCCTGGCTGGCCGTGGACCCGCTGGTGCTGCGGGCCGGCGTCCTGCTGTCGCTGGACCGCGCCGAGGATGCGCGGGAGGCGGCGCGCGCGGCGCTGGCGCACGCCTCCGAGGTCACCGACCCCGAGACGCAGGGCGTCGTACGGCTCACCCTGGCCGATGTCCTGGTCCGCCGGGGCGAGGCGGACGCGGAGGCCGCCGGGCACGCCCTGGAGGCGGCGCACTGGTTCGACCAGGCCGGTCTCTCCGCCGACGGCGGGGCCCAGGCCCGGCTGCTGCTCGCCCGGTGCCACGCCCGGGAGGGCCGGACCGCCGAGGCGGCCGAGGTCCTGCAGTCGACCCTGCCGGACCTGCTGGAGCACGGCGAGGGCCAGGCCGTCTCCGTACGGGAGTTCCTGGGCGACCTGCTGCGCGACCTGAGGGACCCCCGGGGCGCGGCGGAGCAGTACCTGCTGGCGGCGGAGGCGACCAAGGACTGGGAGGACCCGCGCCCGCAGGCCCACTTCGCCCAGGCGGCGGCCGACCGGCTCTCCGAGGCACAGCTCGTGCCGGAGGCGGTCGCGGCGTACGAGCGGGCCCTCGACCTGCACCGCCGGTCCCAGGACGCGCCGATCGCCGAGGTCCGGATCCTGCGCTCGCTGGCCTGGCTGGGGCTGCGCGAGGAGGTCTCCAACGCGGTGGTGGCGCGGGCCCGGGCACGGATGGAGGAGGCGGTGGAGGTGCTGAGCGCCGTCCTGGCCGAAGACCCGGAAGCCACGGAGGCGCGGGCCGAGCTCGCCGAGACCTGGAACCAGCTGGCCCAGGTACTCGACCGGCGGGTCTCCGCGCACGAGGAGGACACCGGCGAGGAGGAGGACGGGGACGGTTCCGGAGACGGTGCCGGGGACACTGCCTCCGGCCGCGCCGAGCTCCTCGGCGCGGCGGAGCTCGAGGCCCTGCGCCTGGAGGAAATCCGGCTCTGGGAGCGGGCCGCCGCCCTCTACGCCGAGCTGGGTCCGGCCCACCTGGAGGCCCGCTACCACTGCGTGAACAACGCCGCCTGGACCCAGCACGAGCTGGGCCGCCCCGAGGCCGGAGCCGCCCTGCTCGACGCGCTGGCGGCCGAGGTGCGGGCCCTGCCCGAGGGCACCGCACCGAAATGGCTGACGGAGCAGGCCGAGCGCACCCGGGACAACCTGCTGCGCACCTCGTCCTGA
- a CDS encoding HSP90 family protein, with product MTSEQPHPNTFQVDLRGLVDLLSHHLYSSPRVYVRELLQNAVDAVTARHALEPGAEIRIRLSAAGNRVTIEDSGIGLTAAEAHSLLATIGRSSKRGDDGAGLNGHGLETTRQEFLGQFGIGLLACFVVARRIRVITRSARDPRAAPVEWLATDDGSYTVRELPADARPEPGTTVILEARPGAEEWMAPAKVEQLARDYGSLLPYDITFDDGSGDRPRQVTDRPAVWDRAFPTPAARRVALAGHCAALFGFTPLDSIDLDLPVAGVRGVAYVLPEPTSPAHRSGHRVHLKGMLLTDKADSLLPDWAFFVRAVIDTDTLRPTASRENLYDDETLSAVREALGARVRTWLAELAASDPERLAAFLSVHHLGVKSMARHDSELLGLMLPWLPFETSDGSMSLEEFAAAHTDIHFTRTVEEFRQIAPIAAAHGLGVINAGYTYDADLLALLPSVRPDLKVTELDAGAVTERLDPVPTSAELALAPFLATARTRLEPQSCDVALRAFQPVSIPALYLDDRQARQERDRTAALDSADSLWSGILGALRGSAPRARLVLNHNNPLIRRIAALPDEALTATAVESLYGQALLMSQRPLRPADATLLNRAFLGLLEWATHPGGSAVTQEGQK from the coding sequence ATGACGTCCGAACAGCCCCATCCGAACACCTTCCAGGTCGATCTGCGCGGCCTGGTCGACCTGCTCTCCCACCACCTCTACTCCAGCCCGCGCGTCTACGTCCGCGAGCTGCTGCAGAACGCCGTCGACGCGGTCACCGCCCGCCACGCCCTGGAACCCGGGGCCGAGATCCGCATCCGCCTGTCGGCCGCCGGAAACCGGGTGACCATCGAGGACAGCGGCATCGGCCTGACCGCCGCCGAGGCCCACTCCCTCCTCGCCACCATCGGCCGCAGCTCCAAGCGCGGGGACGACGGTGCCGGCCTCAACGGGCACGGCCTGGAGACCACCCGCCAGGAGTTCCTCGGCCAGTTCGGCATCGGCCTGCTCGCCTGCTTCGTCGTCGCCCGCCGCATCCGCGTCATCACCCGCTCCGCCCGCGACCCCCGGGCCGCGCCCGTCGAATGGCTGGCCACGGACGACGGCTCGTACACCGTCCGCGAACTGCCCGCCGACGCCCGCCCGGAGCCCGGTACGACCGTCATCCTGGAGGCCCGCCCGGGCGCCGAGGAATGGATGGCCCCGGCCAAGGTCGAGCAGCTGGCCCGCGACTACGGCTCGCTCCTGCCCTACGACATCACCTTCGACGACGGCTCCGGTGACCGGCCGCGCCAGGTCACCGACCGCCCCGCCGTATGGGACCGCGCCTTCCCCACCCCCGCCGCCCGCCGCGTCGCCCTCGCCGGGCACTGCGCGGCGCTGTTCGGCTTCACCCCGCTCGACAGCATCGACCTCGACCTGCCCGTCGCCGGCGTGCGCGGCGTCGCGTACGTCCTGCCCGAGCCGACCAGCCCCGCCCACCGGTCCGGACACCGCGTCCACCTCAAGGGCATGCTGCTGACCGACAAGGCCGACAGCCTGCTGCCCGACTGGGCGTTCTTCGTCCGCGCCGTCATCGACACCGACACGCTGCGGCCAACCGCCTCCCGCGAGAACCTGTACGACGACGAGACCCTCTCCGCCGTGCGCGAGGCCCTCGGCGCCCGCGTCCGCACCTGGCTCGCCGAGCTCGCCGCGAGCGACCCGGAGCGCCTCGCCGCCTTCCTGAGCGTCCACCACCTCGGTGTGAAGTCCATGGCCCGGCACGACTCCGAGCTGCTCGGACTGATGCTGCCCTGGCTGCCGTTCGAGACCAGCGACGGCTCGATGAGCCTCGAGGAGTTCGCGGCCGCGCACACCGACATCCACTTCACGCGCACGGTGGAGGAGTTCCGCCAGATCGCCCCGATCGCGGCGGCCCACGGCCTCGGCGTCATCAACGCCGGCTACACCTACGACGCCGACCTGCTGGCCCTGCTGCCCTCCGTACGGCCCGACCTCAAGGTCACCGAGCTCGACGCCGGAGCCGTCACGGAACGCCTCGACCCGGTCCCCACCTCCGCCGAACTGGCCCTGGCCCCCTTCCTGGCCACCGCCCGCACCCGGCTGGAACCCCAGAGCTGCGACGTCGCGCTCCGCGCCTTCCAGCCCGTCTCCATCCCCGCGCTCTACCTCGACGACCGTCAGGCCCGCCAGGAACGCGACCGAACGGCCGCCCTCGACAGCGCCGACTCGCTGTGGAGCGGCATCCTCGGCGCGCTCCGCGGCTCCGCGCCGCGCGCCCGCCTCGTCCTCAACCACAACAACCCGCTGATCCGCCGGATCGCCGCCCTCCCCGACGAGGCGCTGACCGCCACCGCCGTCGAATCGCTCTACGGCCAGGCCCTGCTGATGTCCCAGCGGCCGCTGCGCCCGGCCGACGCCACCCTGCTCAACCGGGCCTTCCTCGGACTCCTGGAATGGGCGACACATCCCGGTGGCAGCGCTGTCACCCAGGAAGGCCAGAAGTGA